Proteins from a genomic interval of Chloroflexota bacterium:
- the argF gene encoding ornithine carbamoyltransferase produces MWTSVPSTSATPPVRGLQGRDLLSLADLSSGDVATILDVAARLKLAQANGVPHTLLPGRTLGMLFEKASLRTRTTFVVGMVHLGGQAVDLMAEHTQMGVRESAPDIARNLERWVDAVMARVYDQRVLEELAEHSIVPVINGLSDRFHPCQVLADLLTLREHVGSLSGRTLAYVGDGFNVCHSLLLGGALTGLHVRVGTPRGYEPDPGIVEQAQRLARASGASLELVSSAEAAVRDADAVYTDSWVSMGLEDERAERLAAFGPFRVNAGLMAGARSHAVFMHCLPAHRGEEVTDDVMDGPQSVVFDQAENRLHVQKALLVLLIGGEAALQALPR; encoded by the coding sequence ATGTGGACTTCGGTGCCATCTACTAGCGCCACACCCCCCGTCCGCGGGCTCCAGGGACGCGACCTGCTTTCTCTGGCAGACCTCAGCAGTGGCGACGTCGCGACCATTCTGGACGTGGCCGCGCGGTTGAAGCTCGCCCAAGCCAACGGCGTGCCCCACACGCTGCTCCCCGGGCGAACGCTTGGAATGCTCTTCGAGAAGGCCTCCTTGCGCACCCGCACCACGTTCGTCGTGGGCATGGTTCATCTCGGGGGACAGGCCGTCGACTTGATGGCCGAGCACACGCAAATGGGCGTGCGGGAGTCCGCACCCGACATCGCGCGAAATCTGGAGCGCTGGGTTGACGCCGTCATGGCGCGGGTCTATGACCAGCGCGTGCTCGAAGAGCTGGCCGAACACTCGATCGTGCCCGTCATCAATGGTCTCAGCGACCGCTTTCATCCCTGTCAAGTGCTGGCCGATTTGCTGACGCTCCGCGAACACGTGGGCTCGCTTTCCGGCCGCACCCTGGCGTATGTGGGCGATGGCTTCAACGTGTGTCACTCGCTGCTGCTGGGCGGCGCCCTGACCGGGCTGCACGTACGCGTCGGAACGCCCCGCGGCTATGAGCCCGACCCGGGCATCGTCGAGCAGGCGCAAAGGCTGGCTCGGGCTTCGGGCGCCAGCCTCGAGCTCGTCTCGAGCGCCGAGGCGGCCGTGCGGGACGCCGACGCGGTATATACGGACTCGTGGGTGAGCATGGGCTTGGAGGACGAACGCGCCGAGCGCCTCGCGGCCTTCGGTCCGTTTCGAGTGAATGCCGGCCTCATGGCCGGCGCCCGGTCGCACGCCGTGTTCATGCACTGCCTGCCCGCCCATCGTGGGGAGGAAGTCACGGACGACGTGATGGACGGTCCGCAGTCCGTCGTCTTCGATCAGGCCGAGAATCGGCTCCACGTGCAAAAGGCGTTGCTCGTGCTGCTCATTGGCGGCGAGGCCGCCCTCCAAGCCCTACCGCGATAG
- the cdaA gene encoding diadenylate cyclase CdaA, whose translation MAKRAVEQLEYLVREFSWGAAAQIILVALLFHGVLTLIRGTQADILVRGALVVLVAILVIGRVLQLPLINWIVENGLILLSFAVVVVFQPEIRRLLERVGRTGTLVARPFGTTSPEDTEVMIGEVVTAVTALSGRVWGSIIVIQRTGGLEEYAATGTRLEAQLSQDLLLTAFHPGSELHDGALLVRGRMVTAAHVMLPLSDALGPQDHVGTRHRAGLGITEVSDAIAVMTSEESGGISFASDGRLERHLTPDQLRRRLETAFRVQTRGAALQSLPAWISRR comes from the coding sequence GTGGCAAAGCGGGCAGTGGAACAGCTCGAATACCTCGTTCGTGAGTTCAGTTGGGGCGCTGCCGCGCAGATCATTCTCGTCGCCCTCCTCTTTCATGGCGTTTTGACGCTGATTCGCGGCACCCAGGCGGACATTCTGGTCCGCGGCGCCCTGGTGGTCCTGGTGGCGATTCTGGTGATTGGGCGCGTGCTGCAGCTGCCGTTGATCAACTGGATCGTGGAAAACGGCCTGATCCTGTTGTCGTTCGCGGTAGTGGTGGTGTTCCAACCGGAAATCCGGCGGCTGCTTGAGCGCGTGGGTCGCACCGGCACGTTGGTTGCGCGACCGTTCGGGACCACGTCTCCGGAAGATACCGAGGTGATGATCGGAGAAGTCGTCACGGCGGTTACGGCGCTCTCGGGGCGCGTATGGGGATCGATCATCGTGATCCAGCGAACGGGGGGGCTTGAAGAGTACGCCGCCACCGGCACCCGCCTCGAAGCGCAGCTTTCGCAGGATTTGTTGCTGACTGCGTTTCATCCCGGCTCGGAGCTGCATGACGGCGCGCTGCTCGTGCGCGGACGCATGGTGACGGCGGCGCACGTGATGTTGCCGCTGAGCGACGCGTTGGGCCCGCAAGACCACGTGGGGACGCGCCATCGCGCCGGTCTGGGAATCACCGAGGTGTCGGATGCGATCGCCGTCATGACCTCGGAAGAAAGCGGCGGCATCTCGTTTGCCTCCGATGGCCGGCTCGAGCGGCACTTGACGCCGGACCAGTTGCGACGCCGCTTGGAGACGGCCTTCCGAGTGCAGACTCGTGGAGCGGCGCTGCAAAGCCTGCCGGCCTGGATTTCACGCCGCTAG
- a CDS encoding CdaR family protein gives MRRLSPQALWTARALRFARYSLGIRFLVALALSALVWAGLTIEENPEATEPFPGRLIVEPVGLDTRNLVLVREIAPVRVSVKGPKVDLASLTADHFVARVDLTGLGAGQQQVDVDVVVSNSQVEVVRVTPANITVVLDPVVERKLRVNARIESDVATGYRANLSEITAEPADATVSGASSVVDRVARVQAALSLEGATRDVRVEGILIPVDRQGIEVEDVRVDPPTVLVNVPVNRITSRKRVPVVPRIEGTVAPSFFIARIGVVPTSVEIEGEPGALERVDAVETLPVDISDARGDIERDVGFEAPEGVTIRSDQPFAQVAVVVEPLDETTTIQVAVVLTNLGSGLQAIADQPFLQIVMSGPAEVLQGLRGGDILAEVDLSNRAPGLHQIRPVITNPAPDTLRMVRHTPAVVDVRISPLEAPSAAPATTAIPGPGGAVPAATPTPTESAG, from the coding sequence GTGCGACGTCTCAGTCCTCAGGCGCTCTGGACGGCCCGCGCCCTGCGCTTCGCGCGCTACAGCCTCGGGATCCGGTTTCTTGTGGCGCTCGCGCTGTCGGCGCTCGTATGGGCCGGACTCACCATCGAGGAAAACCCCGAGGCGACCGAGCCCTTTCCCGGCCGCTTGATCGTGGAGCCGGTCGGTCTCGATACGCGGAACCTGGTCCTCGTAAGGGAGATCGCGCCGGTGCGCGTGAGCGTCAAGGGACCGAAGGTCGACCTCGCCAGTCTCACTGCCGACCATTTCGTGGCCAGAGTCGATCTCACCGGGCTTGGCGCGGGTCAGCAACAGGTCGACGTCGATGTGGTCGTGTCGAATTCGCAGGTCGAAGTCGTGCGCGTCACCCCGGCGAACATCACGGTCGTGCTCGATCCGGTCGTGGAGCGCAAGTTGCGAGTCAATGCCCGAATCGAGAGCGATGTTGCCACCGGATATCGGGCGAACCTGTCTGAGATCACCGCCGAGCCCGCCGACGCCACCGTCAGCGGCGCCTCGTCGGTGGTGGATCGAGTGGCCCGCGTGCAGGCCGCACTCAGCCTGGAAGGCGCCACGCGCGATGTCAGGGTCGAGGGCATATTGATCCCTGTCGATCGACAGGGAATCGAGGTCGAGGACGTGCGCGTAGATCCGCCCACCGTGCTGGTCAACGTTCCCGTCAATCGAATCACCAGCCGCAAGCGCGTGCCGGTGGTGCCGCGGATCGAAGGGACGGTCGCGCCATCGTTCTTCATAGCGCGGATTGGCGTCGTCCCGACCAGCGTCGAGATCGAGGGTGAGCCTGGGGCGCTCGAACGCGTGGACGCCGTGGAAACGCTGCCAGTCGACATCTCGGACGCCCGTGGCGACATCGAGCGCGACGTCGGGTTCGAGGCGCCCGAGGGCGTCACCATCCGCAGCGATCAGCCATTCGCGCAAGTTGCGGTGGTCGTCGAACCGCTCGACGAAACCACCACCATTCAGGTGGCAGTGGTCCTCACAAATCTCGGCAGCGGCCTCCAGGCGATCGCCGACCAACCGTTCCTGCAGATTGTGATGTCGGGTCCCGCCGAGGTGCTGCAAGGCTTGCGCGGCGGCGACATCCTGGCCGAAGTCGATTTGAGCAATCGCGCGCCGGGCCTCCACCAGATCCGACCGGTGATCACGAATCCTGCGCCCGATACCCTGCGCATGGTGCGGCACACGCCGGCGGTCGTGGACGTGCGCATCTCACCGCTCGAGGCCCCGAGTGCCGCACCGGCGACGACCGCCATTCCGGGACCGGGCGGCGCGGTACCGGCGGCCACGCCAACCCCGACCGAATCGGCCGGCTAG
- a CDS encoding glycosyltransferase, translating to MNLVYVAPFGFAPKNTTARRVMPMARAMAARGYQVRVVVPPYDDPAGYGRRWSDAGVEVHALPRPRGAAAPLLGAPLTQVALARIAMHRLAWWRPDIVHVFKPKAVSGLVQALLWRKRDRPGLVLDCDDWEGKAGWSANEPYSWWQRELFERQESWGLGACDARTVASAKLARRRGAEPVERIVNGYEASTYEAWREAPPQSSTPPRPHAVIYTRFYDVPPEDWVRLVVGTLTRVPDLALSIVGAGPRSPMAHMVPALEAQGISDRVRIAGWMDFAQLGAFFANCDVALMPMADTVANRSKCSVRYVDLMIAGVPIVAAPVGEATTFVRDGETGYLARDASMEALTDAAVSALQDSKRGQIAEHARAYAMGELAWERLTGPLDGLYEGVLADRVRSRA from the coding sequence GTGAACCTGGTCTACGTCGCGCCCTTCGGGTTCGCGCCGAAGAACACGACCGCGCGCCGCGTGATGCCCATGGCGCGCGCCATGGCCGCGCGCGGATATCAAGTGCGGGTGGTGGTCCCTCCCTACGATGACCCGGCCGGCTACGGGAGGCGCTGGAGCGATGCCGGCGTCGAGGTCCACGCGCTTCCGAGACCCCGCGGGGCGGCCGCGCCGCTGCTTGGCGCCCCGTTGACACAGGTGGCGCTGGCCCGAATCGCCATGCACCGGCTCGCGTGGTGGCGGCCAGACATCGTCCACGTGTTCAAGCCCAAGGCGGTGTCGGGGCTGGTGCAAGCCTTGCTGTGGCGCAAGCGCGACCGGCCGGGTCTGGTGTTGGACTGCGACGACTGGGAAGGCAAGGCGGGGTGGAGTGCCAACGAGCCCTACTCCTGGTGGCAGCGCGAGCTGTTCGAGCGGCAGGAGTCCTGGGGACTCGGGGCCTGCGATGCACGCACCGTCGCAAGCGCGAAGTTGGCGCGGCGGCGCGGGGCTGAACCGGTCGAGCGTATCGTCAACGGCTATGAGGCCTCCACCTACGAGGCCTGGCGCGAGGCCCCGCCGCAGTCATCGACCCCGCCACGGCCGCACGCGGTGATCTACACGCGCTTTTACGACGTGCCGCCCGAGGACTGGGTGCGGCTTGTGGTGGGCACGTTGACACGCGTGCCCGATCTCGCGCTATCCATCGTGGGCGCCGGGCCTCGGTCGCCCATGGCGCACATGGTGCCGGCGCTCGAAGCGCAGGGAATCTCCGACCGCGTTCGTATAGCCGGATGGATGGACTTCGCGCAGCTTGGAGCATTCTTCGCGAATTGCGATGTCGCGCTCATGCCCATGGCGGACACCGTGGCCAACCGGTCGAAGTGCTCCGTGCGGTACGTGGATCTGATGATTGCGGGAGTGCCCATCGTGGCCGCTCCGGTCGGTGAGGCGACGACATTTGTCCGTGACGGCGAAACCGGCTACCTGGCGCGTGACGCCTCGATGGAAGCGCTCACGGATGCAGCGGTGAGCGCGCTGCAAGATTCCAAGCGAGGCCAGATCGCTGAGCACGCGCGCGCCTATGCGATGGGCGAGCTTGCGTGGGAGCGGCTCACCGGACCGCTCGATGGGCTATACGAGGGCGTGCTGGCGGACCGGGTGAGGTCTCGCGCCTAG
- a CDS encoding YfhO family protein encodes MTTIDARPRGSRLGVIAAVGLVVAGLLTIYSRLIFEGLVLSGYDTQTYFYPYWAYAAASLGDGRLPLWNPHVFMGVPFLANPQSAVLYPPNWPLYLLDPARALSTALMLHVALGAVGMLALIRVGLRLGWPAAATGAAAFAFSGFFAGQMEHINQVSVAAWIPLLILTIELGVAGAKRWWAVAPLIVALMILAGHPQTAYVGLILGLAWALVAGFRRVGNTSARQRANGALTGISLWLIGAVGGAGLAAAQILPALDLSREGIRSGGLMFHEAVSFSLPTGEALPGLLPTFLHLPSSTEFVAYVGVLGVALAALGAAHRWREPRVVFLVLAALVAILLALGPATPLFELAHRIVPGVALFRVPARWLLVAVFALALLAAYGAEALMAATDRPRRERLQRLGAWLAVLAGLGGLSLGVAIAEPPLRDGLAWTWGLVAAVAVVFVTLAMLAPRPAYAWLAPLIVVAELAAAAGPAAIREAIPIDAYEAKGQALPRLNEIVGSGRVISMADPSYEINDPDRAALASAWFDQLGEVPWREFKVAWKNRDILNPNLAMAYGLDTPDGYDGGLLPLSTHVALRETVIPGSAAHPDALLLNQLKTVPSNHALDTLSVDVVIDDRFDAFETDVAAFDLRLVARLREPLRIEALDVPGVTGVAILASGAPGDSGVEAGRIVLTDAAGGEAEWPLRRAAGDPTFVGLPNAAPAPQRDGLPPHTVLSSAGLDDPIHVTAITVEPLDGVLDVRGLSLLLDDGSSVGVLLRPGRGMLVELAGDVTITRRAREAQRIWMPVRVGLAATVASASRALAYPGFTPTEETWLLTSTRDPALSNPIRRALEDMGVVHRREPVGLVLPDDVARLRREFGMRDAWLRFDAQATAVMIEDTPERVTIEVVSEGPRMLVLNDTLYPGWEAYIDGGRTTIWQANLAQRAVLIPSAGRHTVTFEFSSHPLRVGAIVSGVAAALWVLGVLALLAWRRAA; translated from the coding sequence GTGACGACGATTGACGCGCGGCCGCGTGGATCGCGCCTCGGCGTCATCGCGGCCGTGGGGCTGGTGGTGGCCGGCCTGCTCACCATCTACAGCCGCCTGATCTTCGAGGGCCTGGTGCTCTCGGGCTACGACACGCAGACCTATTTCTACCCCTACTGGGCCTACGCCGCCGCATCGCTTGGCGACGGCCGCCTTCCGCTCTGGAATCCGCACGTGTTCATGGGCGTGCCGTTCCTGGCGAACCCGCAATCGGCGGTGCTCTATCCGCCCAACTGGCCCCTGTATCTGCTCGATCCCGCGCGCGCGCTTTCAACGGCGTTGATGCTGCACGTGGCGCTGGGCGCTGTCGGGATGCTGGCGCTAATCCGCGTGGGCCTGCGACTCGGGTGGCCGGCGGCTGCGACCGGAGCCGCGGCCTTTGCGTTCAGCGGATTCTTCGCCGGGCAGATGGAGCACATCAACCAGGTGAGCGTGGCCGCGTGGATCCCGTTGTTGATTCTGACCATCGAGCTGGGCGTGGCAGGAGCCAAGCGCTGGTGGGCGGTGGCGCCGCTGATCGTGGCGTTGATGATCCTGGCCGGTCACCCGCAGACGGCCTATGTGGGCCTGATCCTAGGTCTGGCCTGGGCGCTCGTGGCCGGGTTCCGGCGTGTGGGAAATACGTCCGCGCGGCAGCGAGCAAATGGGGCGCTCACCGGGATTTCGTTGTGGCTCATCGGCGCCGTGGGCGGCGCTGGGCTCGCCGCGGCCCAGATCTTGCCGGCCCTCGACCTTTCGCGCGAGGGCATCCGTTCCGGTGGGCTGATGTTTCACGAGGCGGTCTCGTTTTCGCTGCCGACCGGAGAGGCGCTGCCCGGCTTGCTGCCGACGTTTCTGCACCTCCCGTCGAGCACGGAGTTCGTGGCCTACGTCGGCGTCTTGGGCGTCGCGCTGGCGGCGCTGGGCGCAGCGCATCGCTGGCGGGAGCCGCGCGTCGTCTTCTTGGTCTTGGCGGCGTTGGTGGCGATCCTGTTGGCCTTGGGACCGGCCACGCCATTGTTCGAGTTGGCGCACCGGATCGTGCCCGGCGTCGCGCTCTTCCGCGTGCCGGCGCGCTGGCTGCTCGTCGCCGTGTTCGCGCTGGCGCTGCTGGCGGCCTACGGCGCCGAGGCGCTGATGGCGGCAACGGACCGGCCGCGGCGCGAACGCCTCCAGCGGCTCGGCGCCTGGCTCGCGGTGCTCGCGGGCTTGGGCGGGTTGTCGCTCGGCGTTGCGATCGCGGAGCCGCCCCTGCGCGACGGTCTCGCCTGGACGTGGGGGCTCGTCGCCGCCGTCGCGGTCGTCTTTGTGACGCTCGCCATGCTGGCGCCGCGTCCCGCCTATGCCTGGCTGGCGCCGCTCATTGTCGTCGCGGAGCTTGCCGCGGCGGCCGGACCGGCGGCCATCAGGGAAGCTATTCCCATTGACGCCTACGAAGCGAAGGGCCAGGCATTGCCGCGCTTGAACGAAATCGTGGGCTCGGGAAGGGTCATTTCGATGGCCGATCCTTCCTACGAGATCAACGATCCCGACCGTGCGGCGCTCGCCAGCGCGTGGTTCGACCAACTCGGCGAAGTGCCGTGGCGAGAATTCAAAGTTGCCTGGAAGAACCGGGACATCTTGAATCCGAATCTCGCCATGGCCTACGGGCTGGACACACCCGACGGCTACGACGGCGGTCTCCTGCCACTTTCGACCCACGTGGCGTTGCGCGAGACCGTGATTCCCGGCTCGGCGGCCCATCCCGATGCGCTGTTGCTGAATCAGCTCAAGACGGTGCCGTCGAATCACGCATTGGACACGCTGAGTGTCGACGTGGTCATCGACGATCGCTTCGACGCCTTCGAGACCGATGTCGCCGCATTCGATCTACGGCTGGTCGCGAGACTCAGAGAGCCGCTCCGCATTGAGGCCCTCGATGTGCCTGGCGTGACGGGCGTTGCCATCCTGGCGTCTGGAGCTCCCGGCGACAGCGGCGTTGAGGCAGGCCGCATCGTGCTGACCGACGCGGCCGGCGGTGAGGCCGAATGGCCGCTACGGCGCGCCGCCGGCGACCCTACGTTCGTGGGGCTGCCGAATGCGGCGCCTGCGCCCCAGCGGGACGGGTTGCCGCCGCACACGGTCCTGTCGAGCGCGGGATTGGATGACCCGATTCACGTCACGGCAATTACCGTTGAGCCGCTTGACGGCGTGCTCGACGTCCGCGGGCTCTCCCTGCTGCTGGACGACGGATCGTCGGTGGGCGTGCTGCTGCGCCCCGGACGCGGAATGCTCGTGGAGTTGGCCGGAGACGTAACCATCACGCGCCGTGCGCGGGAGGCGCAGCGGATTTGGATGCCGGTGCGCGTAGGACTGGCGGCGACCGTTGCCAGCGCGAGCCGGGCGCTGGCGTACCCGGGGTTCACACCGACCGAGGAAACATGGTTGCTCACATCGACACGAGACCCGGCGTTGTCCAATCCGATTCGCCGCGCCCTGGAGGACATGGGAGTCGTGCACCGCCGGGAGCCCGTAGGCCTGGTCCTTCCCGACGACGTGGCGCGCCTCAGGCGTGAGTTCGGAATGCGCGACGCCTGGCTTCGGTTCGACGCCCAGGCGACGGCCGTGATGATCGAGGACACCCCGGAGCGCGTCACCATAGAGGTCGTTTCCGAGGGTCCTCGCATGCTGGTGCTCAACGACACGCTGTACCCGGGATGGGAGGCATACATCGACGGCGGGCGCACCACGATCTGGCAGGCGAATCTGGCGCAAAGGGCCGTGCTGATTCCCTCCGCCGGACGGCACACGGTCACGTTTGAGTTCTCGTCGCACCCGCTGCGCGTCGGCGCCATCGTCAGCGGCGTCGCCGCCGCACTCTGGGTGCTGGGGGTGCTGGCGCTGCTGGCCTGGCGACGCGCGGCCTAG
- a CDS encoding response regulator, whose translation MSLRVIVAEDETIIRMDLTERLQASGYQVVGEAGDGESAVKMARELRPDVVVMDIRMPEMDGIEAARRLTDERIAPVVLVTSYSDRHLISQALEAGAINYVLKPLRDNELEAALEVAMSRYREFLAISDEVADLKDQLETRKAVERAKGLLMTKLGLDEPEAFRRIQKLSMDRRKPMREVAEAIILSEEI comes from the coding sequence GTGTCCTTGCGTGTAATCGTGGCAGAAGACGAGACCATCATCCGGATGGACCTCACCGAGCGCCTGCAGGCGTCTGGCTACCAGGTCGTCGGTGAGGCCGGTGACGGTGAAAGCGCGGTCAAGATGGCGCGCGAGCTGCGGCCGGACGTCGTCGTCATGGACATCCGGATGCCGGAGATGGACGGCATCGAGGCCGCGCGCCGTCTCACGGACGAGCGCATCGCCCCGGTCGTGCTTGTCACCTCGTACTCGGACCGACACCTCATCAGCCAGGCGCTCGAAGCCGGCGCCATCAACTACGTCCTCAAGCCGCTGCGGGACAACGAGCTCGAGGCGGCCTTGGAAGTGGCCATGTCGCGCTACCGCGAGTTCCTGGCCATCAGCGACGAGGTGGCCGACCTCAAGGATCAGCTCGAGACGCGCAAGGCGGTCGAGCGCGCCAAGGGGCTGCTGATGACGAAACTCGGCTTGGACGAGCCCGAGGCGTTCAGGCGCATCCAGAAGCTCAGCATGGACCGGCGCAAGCCGATGCGTGAGGTCGCCGAAGCCATCATCCTGTCGGAAGAGATCTAG
- the dnaN gene encoding DNA polymerase III subunit beta, protein MRVTCLQENLSRGLALVSRAVATRSTLPVLSNVLLQSEDGGLRLSGMNQQLAMSVWLGASVEDEGAITVPARLLSDFVAQLPEGPVTVTTDDETDSLSVASGRYQAKIKGLSAEDFPPIPTTGDEREVDLATDLLADVIGQVVTAAATDDSRPVLAGVSITIGPDHIELAAADGYRLAVRREDVETGLAEPVQIVVPRPAMVELQRMLADDPGTVTIGLSETQSQVLFRTSTVTFIATLIDGQFPNYPQLIPGEVDTRVVVDTQAFAQATRIASLFASSGANVIKLHVQPGAEGESGRMVLTSNSAELGENSGELDAEVSGDGGLIAFNPRFLSECLGTIATERISVGTSGATSPGRFRPVDGDEEVETHSHVIMPMHTVS, encoded by the coding sequence ATGCGTGTGACCTGCCTGCAAGAGAACCTGAGCCGCGGCCTGGCGCTGGTGAGCCGCGCCGTCGCCACCCGGAGCACGCTGCCCGTGCTGAGCAACGTGCTGTTGCAGTCCGAAGACGGCGGGCTGCGGCTCTCGGGCATGAATCAACAACTCGCGATGTCGGTGTGGCTGGGGGCGAGCGTCGAAGACGAGGGCGCCATCACCGTGCCCGCCCGGCTGTTGAGCGATTTCGTCGCGCAACTCCCCGAGGGACCGGTGACCGTGACCACCGACGATGAAACCGACAGCCTCAGCGTCGCCTCCGGTCGGTACCAGGCCAAGATCAAGGGTCTCAGCGCCGAGGACTTTCCGCCCATCCCGACGACGGGCGACGAGCGCGAGGTCGACCTGGCCACCGACTTGCTGGCCGACGTCATTGGGCAGGTGGTGACCGCGGCCGCGACCGACGACAGCCGGCCGGTGCTGGCCGGCGTGTCGATCACCATCGGCCCGGACCACATCGAGCTAGCCGCCGCCGACGGCTATCGGCTGGCCGTGCGCCGCGAGGACGTGGAAACCGGCCTGGCCGAGCCGGTGCAGATCGTCGTGCCTCGTCCCGCCATGGTCGAGTTGCAGCGAATGCTCGCTGACGATCCGGGCACCGTGACCATCGGGCTCAGCGAAACGCAGTCGCAGGTCTTGTTCCGGACGAGCACGGTCACCTTCATCGCCACGCTCATTGACGGGCAGTTTCCGAATTACCCGCAGCTGATCCCGGGCGAAGTCGACACGCGGGTCGTGGTTGACACGCAGGCCTTTGCACAGGCCACCCGCATCGCCTCCCTCTTCGCGAGCTCCGGCGCAAATGTCATCAAGCTGCACGTGCAGCCGGGCGCCGAAGGGGAATCCGGCCGCATGGTGCTGACGTCGAACTCGGCGGAGCTCGGGGAAAACTCCGGCGAGCTCGACGCCGAGGTCAGCGGCGACGGCGGGCTCATTGCCTTCAATCCCCGCTTCTTGTCCGAGTGCCTGGGCACGATTGCGACCGAGCGCATCTCGGTGGGCACCTCCGGCGCCACCAGCCCCGGACGATTTCGTCCCGTGGACGGCGACGAGGAAGTTGAGACCCACAGCCACGTGATCATGCCCATGCACACGGTGAGCTAG
- the ggt gene encoding gamma-glutamyltransferase, which translates to MSTGRGPVVTAHTMVSTGHPLATATGIRLLLDGGNAFDAAIGAAAVIAVVEPSSNQIGGDVFALCRPAATGIVEAVNASGPAPAAADRSGYAEGLPTHGLRSATLPGAVAAWEVINRRYGHMPLERLLAPAIVYASGGFPVDMALGGAISQSLETLKHYPATSAVLCPGDRAPRPGETLVQPDLAKTLREIAANGAAGFYQGLFAERLLKASEAAGGDWSVEDLAAMPVEVQPPLRTVYRGYEVLEQPLPSQGYLVLADLNIAEGFDLAALRFGTANGLHIMVEAHKLAFADRLAHLGDPAHVDVPVDMLVSKEFAARRRMMLNPARASLSPASTDPSSAGTDTTAVSVVDEDGNAITLIQSVFQQFGSAFIVPGTGVLLNNRMKGFSLDPASPNCLAGGKRPIHTLNTYMVQREGALMMLGGSPGGHFQTQTNFQVLTNVIDHGMHWQAAMDAPRWYHDADTDTLTLESRFELDIASALERRGHGVAWAPAFTPRARSQGIMLDPASGARFGATDPRWHGQVLGY; encoded by the coding sequence GTGAGCACCGGCCGAGGGCCGGTGGTGACGGCGCACACGATGGTGTCGACGGGCCATCCCCTTGCGACGGCCACGGGGATTCGCCTGCTCCTGGACGGCGGCAACGCGTTCGATGCCGCGATCGGAGCCGCCGCCGTCATCGCGGTTGTCGAGCCCAGCTCCAATCAAATCGGCGGCGACGTATTCGCGCTCTGCCGTCCGGCAGCCACGGGCATCGTCGAAGCCGTCAACGCCAGCGGGCCCGCGCCGGCAGCGGCCGATCGCTCGGGCTACGCCGAGGGCCTTCCCACCCACGGGCTGCGGTCCGCCACGCTGCCGGGCGCCGTTGCCGCCTGGGAGGTGATCAATCGGCGGTACGGGCACATGCCGCTGGAGCGCCTGCTGGCGCCTGCCATCGTGTATGCCAGCGGCGGATTTCCCGTCGACATGGCGCTGGGCGGCGCGATCAGCCAGTCGCTCGAGACACTCAAGCACTACCCCGCCACGTCCGCCGTGCTTTGCCCCGGGGATCGCGCGCCGCGACCCGGCGAAACGCTGGTGCAGCCAGACCTGGCGAAGACCCTCCGCGAGATCGCGGCCAACGGAGCCGCCGGGTTCTACCAGGGGCTGTTCGCCGAGCGCTTGCTGAAAGCATCCGAAGCGGCCGGGGGCGATTGGTCCGTCGAAGATCTGGCGGCAATGCCAGTGGAGGTCCAACCGCCGCTGCGCACGGTCTATCGCGGATATGAGGTGCTGGAGCAGCCGCTGCCATCGCAGGGCTATCTCGTGCTCGCGGACCTCAACATCGCCGAGGGATTTGACCTGGCGGCGCTGCGATTCGGCACGGCAAATGGGCTGCACATCATGGTCGAGGCGCACAAGCTGGCCTTCGCCGACCGCCTGGCCCACCTTGGCGACCCCGCGCACGTCGACGTGCCGGTCGACATGCTCGTGTCCAAGGAATTCGCGGCCCGGCGACGGATGATGCTGAACCCTGCGCGGGCGTCGCTAAGCCCGGCGTCGACGGATCCGAGCAGTGCGGGAACGGACACCACGGCGGTGTCCGTCGTCGACGAGGACGGCAACGCCATCACCCTGATTCAGAGCGTCTTTCAGCAATTCGGCTCGGCGTTCATCGTTCCGGGTACCGGCGTGCTGCTCAACAATCGAATGAAGGGGTTTTCCCTCGACCCCGCGAGTCCCAACTGCCTCGCCGGCGGCAAACGGCCCATCCATACGCTCAACACCTACATGGTCCAGCGCGAAGGGGCGCTGATGATGCTGGGCGGGTCGCCGGGCGGCCATTTTCAGACCCAGACGAACTTCCAGGTATTGACCAACGTCATCGACCACGGGATGCACTGGCAGGCCGCGATGGACGCCCCGCGTTGGTATCACGACGCCGACACGGACACGTTGACGCTGGAGTCCCGGTTCGAGTTGGATATCGCCAGCGCCCTGGAGCGGCGCGGTCACGGGGTCGCCTGGGCGCCCGCGTTCACCCCGCGTGCCCGCAGCCAGGGCATCATGCTCGACCCGGCGAGCGGCGCCCGCTTTGGCGCAACCGACCCACGGTGGCACGGGCAAGTTCTAGGGTATTGA